In Lysinibacillus sp. FSL M8-0337, the following proteins share a genomic window:
- the pckA gene encoding phosphoenolpyruvate carboxykinase (ATP), producing MNSVEIANELKELLNGGNINVQLSVPQLAEKATSRGEAMLTVDGAVRAETGKYTGRSPKDKYTVEEESTKDKIDWGKVNQPISSEVFDNLYVKVVKYLKERDELFVFKGFAGADKDSQLSIQVINEYAWHNLFAHQLFIRPTEEELASHVADFTIISAPNFKADPAVDGTASETFIIVSLEKKIILIGGTEYAGEIKKSIFGIMNYLLPQQGILSMHCSANVGEAGDVALFFGLSGTGKTTLSADPDRKLIGDDEHGWSDNGVFNIEGGCYAKTINLSAEKEPEIYNAIRFGSVLENVAVDPETRVCDYDDGSLTENTRVAYPIQYIENIVDPSVAGHPKTIVFLTADAFGVLPPISKLTKEQAMYHFLSGFTSKLAGTERGVTEPEPVFSTCFGSPFLPLPATVYAEMLGQKIDEHGAQVFLVNTGWTGGEYGTGSRMKLSYTRSMVRAAIDGKLNNVETIQDAVFGLNIPTAVEGVPSEVLNPRDAWSDKAAYDVKAAELAGLFNDNFKKFSNVSEAITKLGGPLK from the coding sequence ATGAATTCAGTAGAAATTGCAAACGAACTGAAGGAATTATTAAACGGCGGGAACATTAACGTTCAACTTTCAGTACCACAATTAGCTGAAAAAGCTACATCTCGTGGTGAGGCAATGTTAACAGTAGATGGCGCAGTTCGTGCAGAAACTGGCAAATACACTGGTCGTTCACCTAAAGATAAATATACGGTAGAAGAAGAAAGCACAAAAGATAAAATTGACTGGGGTAAAGTAAACCAACCAATTTCTTCTGAAGTGTTCGATAACTTATATGTAAAAGTAGTTAAATACTTAAAAGAACGTGACGAATTATTTGTATTTAAAGGTTTTGCTGGTGCTGACAAAGATTCACAATTAAGTATTCAAGTAATCAATGAATATGCTTGGCACAATCTTTTCGCCCATCAATTATTTATCCGTCCAACTGAAGAAGAATTAGCTTCTCACGTTGCTGATTTCACAATTATTTCAGCTCCTAACTTTAAAGCAGATCCAGCTGTTGATGGTACAGCTTCTGAAACATTCATCATTGTATCACTTGAAAAGAAAATCATCCTAATCGGTGGTACTGAATATGCTGGTGAAATTAAAAAATCGATTTTCGGTATTATGAACTACCTATTACCGCAACAAGGTATCCTATCAATGCACTGTTCAGCAAACGTTGGAGAAGCTGGTGATGTAGCATTATTCTTCGGTTTATCTGGTACTGGTAAAACGACTTTATCGGCTGATCCTGACCGCAAATTAATCGGTGACGATGAGCACGGTTGGTCTGACAACGGCGTATTTAACATTGAGGGCGGTTGCTACGCAAAAACAATTAACCTTTCTGCTGAAAAAGAACCTGAAATCTACAACGCAATCCGCTTCGGTTCTGTACTAGAGAACGTAGCTGTAGATCCTGAAACTCGTGTTTGCGATTACGATGATGGTTCATTAACAGAAAATACACGTGTTGCTTATCCAATCCAATATATCGAAAATATCGTTGATCCATCTGTTGCAGGTCACCCAAAAACAATCGTCTTCTTAACTGCTGATGCATTTGGTGTTTTACCTCCAATCAGTAAATTAACAAAAGAACAAGCAATGTATCACTTCCTAAGTGGTTTCACATCTAAACTTGCAGGTACTGAACGTGGTGTAACAGAGCCAGAACCAGTATTCTCTACATGTTTCGGTTCTCCATTCCTTCCACTTCCAGCAACTGTGTATGCAGAAATGTTAGGTCAAAAAATCGATGAGCATGGCGCACAAGTATTCCTTGTAAACACTGGTTGGACTGGTGGCGAATATGGTACAGGTAGCCGTATGAAGCTTTCTTATACTCGTTCAATGGTACGTGCTGCTATCGACGGAAAACTAAACAATGTTGAAACAATTCAAGACGCTGTATTTGGCTTAAACATCCCTACAGCAGTTGAAGGTGTACCATCAGAAGTACTGAACCCACGCGATGCTTGGTCAGACAAAGCTGCTTACGATGTGAAAGCTGCTGAACTTGCTGGTCTATTCAACGACAACTTCAAGAAATTCTCAAATGTTTCTGAAGCAATCACTAAACTTGGTGGTCCATTAAAATAA
- a CDS encoding prolyl oligopeptidase family serine peptidase produces MTINGEIVEKRPYPSPNPAIRLTEITYLSLGLRVKGLLAEPKAEGTYDGFLYLRGGMQSIGMVRPARVAQFAAQGFIVFAPYYRGNRGGEGRDEFAGQDRFDAVHGVDVLKQFCNDHIHVFGFSRGGIMALWTAILRKDITSVVTWAGVSDATATYWERTDMRRMMKRIIGGTPNRVPEAYDARTPLFQVEKITAPVLIIHGYRDENVDIEHARQLAFYLEDANKVYETWYDQRFAHQYPPAQNREMVRALCEWMKKQ; encoded by the coding sequence TTGACAATCAATGGTGAAATAGTTGAAAAACGTCCATATCCTTCACCGAATCCAGCTATTCGATTAACAGAAATTACGTATCTATCCCTTGGATTGCGTGTCAAAGGCTTGCTAGCAGAGCCTAAAGCAGAAGGTACATATGACGGTTTTTTATATTTGCGTGGAGGTATGCAAAGTATCGGCATGGTAAGACCAGCACGTGTTGCACAATTTGCAGCCCAAGGTTTTATCGTTTTTGCTCCTTATTATCGAGGGAATAGAGGTGGAGAAGGTCGTGATGAGTTTGCAGGTCAAGATCGTTTTGATGCAGTGCATGGGGTAGATGTACTAAAACAATTTTGCAATGATCATATCCATGTGTTTGGATTTTCACGTGGAGGTATTATGGCGCTTTGGACGGCCATTTTAAGAAAGGATATTACATCCGTTGTGACTTGGGCAGGCGTTTCGGATGCCACTGCTACATACTGGGAGAGAACCGATATGCGTCGTATGATGAAACGGATTATTGGTGGGACCCCTAACCGTGTACCAGAAGCCTATGATGCACGCACACCTTTATTTCAAGTCGAAAAGATTACAGCCCCAGTGCTAATTATCCACGGCTATCGGGATGAAAATGTAGATATTGAGCATGCAAGGCAGTTAGCATTTTACTTAGAAGATGCCAATAAGGTGTATGAAACTTGGTATGATCAACGTTTTGCCCACCAATATCCACCAGCACAAAATCGTGAAATGGTTCGTGCATTATGCGAGTGGATGAAGAAACAGTGA
- a CDS encoding NUDIX domain-containing protein — translation MFSFQDLNGFQVDLSFTRGEFQVEPKHVLVFLKHKQKWLCTIHKRRGVEVPGGKVESGETLEQAAIREVFEETGVHVKNLQWFAEYAVHGELLFCKTVFTAEFVSQEKINFDLETSGMVWLTDEEFASHPNLSFHMKDEGMQKMLEELKRFDNQW, via the coding sequence ATGTTTTCATTTCAAGATTTGAATGGATTTCAAGTGGATTTAAGCTTTACAAGAGGGGAGTTTCAAGTTGAACCAAAGCATGTCCTTGTTTTTTTAAAACATAAACAGAAATGGCTATGTACGATTCATAAGCGTCGTGGCGTGGAAGTGCCAGGAGGGAAGGTAGAATCAGGCGAAACATTAGAGCAAGCTGCCATTCGGGAAGTATTTGAAGAGACGGGTGTGCATGTGAAAAATCTTCAATGGTTTGCAGAATATGCTGTTCACGGCGAACTATTGTTTTGTAAAACAGTCTTCACTGCGGAATTTGTCAGTCAGGAGAAGATAAATTTTGATTTGGAAACTTCGGGTATGGTCTGGTTAACTGATGAAGAGTTTGCAAGCCATCCAAATTTAAGCTTCCATATGAAAGATGAAGGCATGCAAAAAATGCTAGAGGAGCTGAAGCGTTTTGACAATCAATGGTGA
- a CDS encoding XRE family transcriptional regulator produces MGFGKQVNVMRKKNKMTLQELSAASNVSASMLSQIEREEKNPTIQVACQIAEALNTTLSALLDQQEKREVVVIRKDERPIYVDEKSGFQRHLLSPSVPSRGIEFVLNIIPPNKESGIFPAHKAGVKEYIFVKSGKLRVELGHGAFSEELEAGDSLFFEADTAHRFINMTNDECHYFLVIDSSQYMK; encoded by the coding sequence ATGGGATTTGGAAAGCAAGTAAATGTAATGAGGAAGAAAAATAAAATGACATTACAGGAGCTTTCAGCCGCAAGTAATGTGAGTGCCTCAATGCTATCTCAAATTGAAAGAGAGGAAAAAAATCCAACAATACAAGTAGCTTGTCAAATTGCAGAAGCTTTAAATACAACACTTTCAGCTTTATTAGATCAGCAGGAAAAAAGGGAGGTTGTCGTCATAAGAAAAGATGAACGACCCATTTATGTTGATGAAAAATCAGGTTTTCAACGACATTTATTATCACCTTCCGTTCCATCACGAGGTATTGAGTTTGTGTTAAATATTATTCCACCAAACAAAGAATCAGGCATATTTCCCGCGCATAAAGCAGGCGTAAAAGAGTATATTTTTGTTAAAAGCGGAAAGTTACGAGTTGAATTGGGGCATGGTGCTTTTTCTGAAGAATTAGAAGCAGGCGATTCTCTTTTTTTTGAAGCAGATACAGCGCATAGATTTATCAATATGACGAATGACGAATGCCACTATTTTCTTGTGATTGATTCCTCACAGTACATGAAATAA
- a CDS encoding L-lactate permease produces MLKVVLALFPLVSILFMIFILKKSSIFTGIFACLLTTVIATSPVFHLNIALLPKPFINSFLITLPVTYVLFFGILLYHLMEKSGSIQKIASSIATSTDNRIDQVLLLALGLSPLIESVSGFGLAVIVIAPILMALGFNSLQSSFIALISLCIIPWGTLAMGTIIGASLGNIPLEDLGVGSAMMCIPIYIYFAFLVTYIGVGKEAMQKKKWRILSMGLVLGLSVWICNRFISVELAGVVGSLTVMAAIFIMISLQNRNKQYYSNIFLKNISPYLLLIALLIASRTINPIKDFLTSLLTVTIASYQFQLSLLYSPGFFLFIVCLFTCTLFRLNKASIFDSIKLTINKCYPVLLTTFLYIVVSEMMAEAEMIQLLSVTAANTFGSYFVFITPLIGATGGFLTGSNTASNTMFIRLQTETATHIGLSPTILACIQNVSSSFMTMVNPSRVALSCSVCKIHSFENIIQRKMALVGLSTLAIIFLEIIFLSRFH; encoded by the coding sequence ATGTTAAAAGTCGTATTAGCACTATTCCCTCTTGTTAGTATTTTATTTATGATTTTTATTTTAAAGAAATCTTCTATTTTCACTGGCATTTTTGCTTGCCTACTTACAACAGTGATTGCTACTTCTCCTGTTTTTCACCTAAACATCGCATTACTGCCTAAACCTTTTATCAACAGTTTTCTTATAACATTGCCAGTTACCTATGTTTTATTTTTTGGAATATTATTATATCATCTAATGGAAAAATCAGGGTCCATCCAAAAAATAGCTTCTTCTATTGCCACCTCTACTGATAATCGGATTGACCAAGTATTATTATTGGCCTTGGGGCTCTCTCCTTTAATTGAATCCGTTAGCGGCTTTGGTCTAGCGGTCATTGTTATTGCACCTATTTTAATGGCTCTAGGTTTCAATTCCTTACAATCTTCCTTCATTGCATTAATTAGTTTATGTATCATACCTTGGGGCACGTTAGCAATGGGGACAATTATTGGTGCATCATTAGGAAACATTCCTTTAGAGGATTTAGGTGTTGGAAGCGCTATGATGTGCATTCCTATTTATATCTACTTTGCCTTCTTAGTTACATACATAGGCGTCGGAAAAGAAGCAATGCAAAAGAAAAAATGGCGGATACTATCGATGGGGTTAGTTTTAGGTTTAAGCGTGTGGATTTGTAATCGTTTCATCAGTGTAGAACTTGCCGGAGTAGTGGGCTCTTTAACGGTGATGGCGGCTATTTTTATTATGATTTCTTTGCAAAATAGAAACAAACAATATTATTCTAATATCTTTTTAAAAAATATTTCTCCTTATTTATTGTTAATCGCTCTATTAATCGCATCAAGAACTATTAATCCGATTAAAGATTTTTTAACGAGCCTGCTTACCGTAACGATTGCGTCTTATCAATTCCAATTATCGCTTCTTTATTCGCCTGGATTTTTTCTCTTTATAGTTTGTCTCTTTACTTGTACGCTCTTTCGTTTAAATAAGGCATCCATTTTCGATAGTATCAAATTAACAATCAATAAATGTTATCCTGTATTGCTAACAACTTTTTTATATATTGTGGTTTCCGAAATGATGGCAGAGGCCGAGATGATTCAGCTACTATCCGTAACTGCTGCAAACACATTTGGTTCATACTTTGTATTCATAACACCTTTAATTGGCGCAACAGGTGGCTTTTTAACTGGCAGTAATACTGCGTCCAATACTATGTTTATTCGACTACAAACAGAAACTGCTACGCACATAGGTCTGTCACCTACTATACTTGCTTGCATTCAAAATGTTAGTTCTTCGTTCATGACAATGGTCAACCCATCAAGAGTGGCATTAAGTTGTTCAGTTTGTAAAATACATTCATTTGAAAATATTATTCAAAGAAAAATGGCGCTAGTTGGACTAAGTACACTTGCTATTATTTTTCTAGAAATTATTTTTCTATCACGCTTCCACTAG
- the ytzI gene encoding YtzI protein, with protein sequence MSLTSLITVAIIIVILVTVATILSVNRAYAFKHTVDEKPKQNFQQHDE encoded by the coding sequence ATGAGTTTAACCTCGCTAATCACGGTTGCAATCATTATCGTGATATTAGTAACAGTCGCAACCATTCTAAGTGTAAATCGCGCCTATGCTTTTAAACATACGGTCGACGAAAAACCGAAGCAAAATTTTCAGCAGCATGACGAGTAG
- the yidD gene encoding membrane protein insertion efficiency factor YidD gives MKYPFIWLIQLYRKFISPMTPPSCRFYPTCSSYGLEALQKHGAIKGLILTVTRILKCQPLHPGGFDPVPEKWPSKKK, from the coding sequence ATGAAATATCCCTTTATATGGCTCATTCAGTTATACAGAAAATTTATCTCACCAATGACGCCACCATCGTGTCGCTTCTATCCAACATGCTCTTCTTACGGTCTAGAAGCTTTGCAAAAGCATGGCGCTATTAAAGGTCTAATTTTGACCGTGACACGTATTTTAAAATGCCAACCACTTCATCCTGGTGGCTTTGATCCTGTGCCTGAAAAATGGCCTTCGAAAAAGAAATAA
- a CDS encoding zinc ABC transporter substrate-binding protein — translation MKKVFLFFLVAVLAVFTAACGDKSSSSKQTEKTDKLTVYTTVYPLSYFTERIGGDYVEVSSIYPPGTNEHTFEPTQKDMMKLADANLFFYIGLGLEGFVENTKKTLANEDVTMVATASQIPDEKLAISTGHSHDEEDEADHAHEAAATEDDHAYDEHEDATTEDDHAHDEDADHEDHAHGSVDPHVWLSPVISQDLALSIKNALVEKMPAQEATFTANYEALVKELQDLDTEYKAMADTTQNKTFFVSHAAFGYIAGQYGLTQVPIAGLNSQNEPSQKELTAIVDKAKDLNIHYILFEQNVSSKLAEVIQKEVGAQSLVLHNLSVLTSDDVKNNETYFTLMKKNMQTLETALNEHK, via the coding sequence ATGAAAAAAGTATTTCTATTTTTCTTAGTTGCTGTACTAGCAGTATTTACAGCTGCCTGTGGTGATAAGTCATCATCATCGAAACAGACGGAGAAAACAGATAAATTAACTGTGTACACAACCGTCTATCCTTTAAGCTACTTTACAGAGCGTATTGGTGGCGATTATGTAGAAGTATCTTCTATATATCCTCCTGGTACAAACGAGCATACATTTGAGCCAACGCAAAAGGATATGATGAAATTAGCTGACGCGAATCTATTTTTCTATATTGGCTTAGGCCTTGAAGGTTTTGTAGAAAATACGAAAAAGACATTAGCCAACGAAGATGTCACTATGGTTGCTACGGCATCTCAAATACCTGATGAAAAATTAGCCATTAGCACGGGTCATTCGCATGACGAAGAAGATGAAGCTGATCATGCGCATGAAGCTGCCGCTACGGAAGATGACCACGCATATGACGAGCACGAAGATGCGACTACGGAAGATGATCACGCACATGACGAGGATGCTGATCATGAAGATCATGCTCATGGTAGTGTCGATCCCCATGTATGGCTGTCGCCTGTTATTAGTCAAGATTTAGCATTATCCATTAAAAATGCATTAGTTGAAAAAATGCCAGCTCAAGAAGCGACATTTACAGCAAATTATGAAGCGCTCGTAAAAGAGCTACAAGATTTAGACACTGAATATAAAGCAATGGCTGACACAACGCAAAACAAAACGTTCTTTGTATCGCATGCTGCATTTGGCTACATCGCAGGTCAATACGGCTTAACACAAGTTCCAATTGCAGGGTTAAACTCGCAAAATGAACCGTCTCAAAAGGAATTAACTGCGATTGTAGATAAAGCAAAAGACTTAAATATTCATTATATTTTATTCGAGCAAAATGTTTCATCTAAATTAGCCGAAGTCATTCAAAAAGAAGTTGGCGCTCAATCACTTGTCCTACATAATTTAAGCGTGTTAACAAGTGATGATGTGAAAAATAATGAAACGTATTTTACTCTCATGAAAAAAAATATGCAAACTTTAGAAACAGCTCTAAATGAACACAAGTAA
- a CDS encoding transglutaminase domain-containing protein, giving the protein MRKTIYNVVIILFVLQMSHVQVFANYESQNIATANTIEILQQQIQKEVMQLSTEFEIRYTGKTSELQNELTELIKHAILDPYIFANISSFQWKYDGYANNIVIHFQFTYHISQEEEAFTEQTLTTIVASMHGLSELEKIQAAHDYIVLTTEYSKDSVGSQYSPYTLLSEGKGVCQAYALVLYRMLDMLGFEVQYVPGKVGEQLHAWVLVNLDNEWYHIDVTWDDPLPDRKGEVRYNYFLVSDQQLAKDHTWDFASFPSATSEKYAGWQEQSRIEVLTQPLANLFTPNRELAKIENNALQMKQLLEQSAQLPNDFQLPTKYNQFFFYEQQDKVVLQSALIVRPVIVKTKINGNARMKRLISFGKIEKRMPQEKYVIIKEVSLMHYGAPPSSS; this is encoded by the coding sequence ATGAGAAAAACTATATATAATGTTGTCATTATATTATTTGTTTTACAAATGAGTCATGTGCAAGTATTCGCAAATTACGAATCACAGAATATAGCAACAGCTAATACAATCGAAATATTACAACAGCAAATTCAGAAAGAAGTGATGCAATTGTCTACTGAATTTGAAATTCGTTACACTGGTAAAACTTCTGAATTACAAAACGAACTAACAGAGCTTATCAAACATGCCATTTTAGATCCATATATTTTCGCCAATATTTCCAGCTTCCAATGGAAGTATGATGGCTATGCCAATAATATTGTCATTCATTTTCAATTTACTTATCATATTTCACAGGAAGAGGAGGCATTTACAGAGCAAACATTGACAACTATTGTTGCGTCTATGCATGGATTAAGCGAATTAGAAAAAATACAGGCTGCACATGATTATATCGTTTTAACAACAGAGTACTCAAAAGATAGTGTAGGAAGCCAATATTCGCCTTACACATTGCTTAGCGAAGGCAAAGGTGTCTGTCAGGCCTATGCTTTAGTGCTTTATCGAATGTTAGATATGCTAGGTTTTGAGGTGCAATATGTGCCGGGTAAAGTAGGCGAACAATTGCATGCATGGGTGTTAGTGAATTTAGATAATGAATGGTACCATATTGATGTGACATGGGATGATCCATTGCCAGATCGAAAGGGCGAGGTACGTTATAACTATTTTCTCGTTTCGGATCAGCAATTAGCAAAAGATCATACATGGGATTTTGCGAGTTTTCCTTCAGCAACAAGTGAAAAATACGCAGGTTGGCAAGAGCAAAGTAGGATTGAAGTTCTTACGCAACCATTAGCTAATCTTTTTACCCCTAATCGTGAGCTAGCCAAGATAGAAAATAATGCACTTCAAATGAAGCAATTATTAGAACAGTCTGCTCAATTACCAAATGACTTTCAACTTCCCACCAAGTATAATCAATTCTTTTTTTATGAACAACAGGATAAAGTTGTTCTACAGAGCGCTCTTATAGTCCGTCCCGTTATTGTAAAGACGAAGATAAATGGGAATGCAAGGATGAAGAGGCTTATTAGTTTTGGCAAAATTGAAAAGCGTATGCCGCAAGAAAAGTACGTCATAATAAAGGAGGTGTCCCTTATGCATTACGGGGCACCTCCTTCTTCATCTTAA
- a CDS encoding o-succinylbenzoate--CoA ligase: MYPNWILQRASITPLRSALTYEGQTWTFQQVNELSLKRARQLTALGVQQGHRIAIMGPSTPALVVMMYACMHLQCEMVMLNRRLTQAEIAYQLEDSQATIVLVADEDVEKLPSSVPYHQFTAIEKGKEHYVDIAKEWSLNQTTSIMYTSGTTGFPKGVRQTVGNHQASATASVLNIGLQADDVWLCAMPLFHISGFSILVRSLLYGNKVQLYEHFNVDAITQNIMDGDVTHMSVVAVTLERILNTLELNKAQASPRFKLMLAGGGPVPVDYLERASAVHLAVAQTYGMTETSSQTATLASEDAMKKIGSAGKPLFFNQIKISAPNAQGEGEICIRGPHITPGYIGRFAERSATVDGWLHTGDIGYMDEEGYLFVVDRRADLIISGGENIYPAEIENVLLAHPAVQEAGVCGIEDETWGQVPIAFVVLKEAVMMENLKQHCEKKLAKYKVPKQIKIIDTLPRNGANKLLRRKLAALLSSE, encoded by the coding sequence ATGTATCCAAATTGGATTTTGCAGCGAGCGTCTATTACGCCATTACGTAGCGCTCTCACATATGAAGGACAAACTTGGACATTTCAACAAGTAAATGAGCTATCCTTAAAACGAGCTCGACAATTAACAGCACTTGGGGTGCAGCAAGGGCATCGTATCGCTATTATGGGTCCGAGTACGCCTGCACTGGTCGTTATGATGTATGCTTGTATGCATTTGCAATGTGAGATGGTGATGCTTAATCGCAGGCTGACTCAAGCTGAGATCGCATATCAATTAGAAGATTCACAAGCAACGATTGTGCTAGTCGCAGATGAGGATGTGGAAAAATTACCGTCATCCGTACCCTATCATCAATTTACGGCAATAGAAAAAGGTAAAGAGCATTATGTTGATATTGCAAAAGAATGGTCACTCAATCAAACAACATCCATTATGTATACGTCTGGTACGACAGGCTTCCCAAAGGGCGTTCGTCAAACAGTTGGCAATCATCAGGCAAGTGCTACAGCCTCTGTTCTAAACATAGGTTTACAAGCCGATGATGTTTGGTTGTGTGCAATGCCATTATTCCATATAAGTGGTTTTTCCATTTTAGTACGTTCATTGTTATACGGCAATAAAGTGCAACTATATGAGCACTTTAATGTTGATGCTATCACGCAAAATATTATGGATGGTGATGTCACCCATATGTCAGTGGTCGCTGTAACATTAGAACGCATTTTAAATACTCTTGAGTTAAACAAGGCGCAGGCTTCACCACGCTTTAAATTGATGCTAGCCGGCGGTGGCCCTGTACCAGTAGATTATCTAGAGCGAGCAAGTGCAGTGCATTTAGCAGTAGCTCAAACATATGGTATGACAGAAACTTCATCACAAACGGCTACACTGGCAAGTGAAGATGCGATGAAAAAGATTGGTTCAGCAGGCAAGCCATTGTTTTTTAACCAAATAAAAATTTCAGCACCAAATGCGCAAGGTGAAGGTGAAATTTGTATTCGAGGTCCACATATAACACCTGGTTACATAGGTCGTTTTGCAGAGAGAAGCGCAACTGTGGATGGCTGGCTTCATACGGGAGACATTGGCTATATGGATGAGGAAGGTTATTTATTTGTAGTGGATCGTCGGGCAGATTTAATTATTTCCGGTGGTGAAAATATTTATCCAGCAGAGATTGAAAATGTGCTATTGGCACATCCGGCTGTTCAGGAAGCAGGGGTATGTGGCATTGAAGATGAAACATGGGGGCAAGTTCCTATAGCTTTTGTTGTTTTAAAAGAAGCGGTTATGATGGAAAACTTAAAGCAGCATTGTGAAAAGAAACTGGCTAAATATAAAGTTCCCAAACAAATTAAGATAATCGATACACTTCCGCGCAATGGAGCAAATAAGCTGCTAAGAAGAAAACTAGCAGCGTTACTTTCAAGTGAATAA